From one Euwallacea fornicatus isolate EFF26 chromosome 4, ASM4011564v1, whole genome shotgun sequence genomic stretch:
- the Alg9 gene encoding alpha-1,2-mannosyltransferase ALG9, with protein MVKSQLSFRLRQNASQNIHRNSKKDIPKKAPKVQSSKIERKVTEQISVASNLIFPSGDTAFKALLSARFCAAIWSHISDCDETFNYWEPTHYLVFRKGLQTWEYSPQFALRSYFYLMLHATPIWIYHKLLQPNPLLLFYFSRCLLGLVCAFAEVYFYKAICKEFGVHIGRICLGFQLFSPGMFIASTAYLPSSFAMYNFAAACAAWWQQKYSLAIFFTAMGSLLGWPFAALLGVPIAFDMLILKKLYKDFITWAAVSAFVIGVPMIIVDSLIYGKFVVAPLNLVKYNVFGGAGPELYGTEPFSFYLVNGLLNFNVVWILALLSPIAILLNHLFVPSKSKSTLYLPHWLSLSPMFLWLVVFMFQKHKEERFLFPIYPMICLSGAISLDIAQKLIFRIWSLLKKIPHGTHYLDKTTVVMLFTVACASILGISRIVILYKNYHAPLDLMMELNRYPGEIKMPEHIQIQVCYGKDWYRYPGSFFLPNSNWNIHFIKSEFDGMLPAPYSNDPNATQIIHPYFNDQNREDPSLYYNMSNCHFLLDLDLGKDTELEPIYAAITDTWKLVTSYKFLNAEKSDPLGRAFYIPFWSESVLTFGNFSLLQSKKLKIK; from the exons ATGGTCAAAAGTCAACTATCATTTAGGTTAAGGCAAAATGCATCGCAAAACATCCACAGGAATTCTAAAAAGGACATTCCAAAGAAAGCCCCAAAAGTCCAATCCAG CAAAATTGAACGAAAGGTTACTGAACAAATTTCTGTAGCCAGCAACTTAATATTTCCAAGTGGTGACACAGCATTTAAAGCCCTGCTCTCAGCTCGGTTTTGTGCAGCAATATGGTCTCATATCTCTGATTGTGATGAAACATTTAATTACTGGGAACCTACACATTATCTtg TATTTAGAAAAGGACTTCAAACATGGGAATACAGTCCTCAGTTTGCCTTGAGGTCATATTTCTATCTAATGTTACATGCAACTCCCATATGGATATATCACAAACTACTACAACCAAACCCActtctattgttttatttctccAGGTGTCTTCTAGGGCTTGTGTGTGCTTTTGCAGAAGTATATTTTTACAA AGCAATATGTAAGGAGTTTGGTGTTCATATAGGAAGAATCTGTTTAGGATTTCAGTTATTTAGTCCTGGAATGTTTATAGCAAGCACAGCATATTTGCCTTCAAGCTTTGCAATGTACAATTTTGCTGCTGCCTGTGCAGCTTGGTGGCAACAGAAGTATTCTTTAGCAATATTTTTCACTGCTATGGGTTCTCTGTTAG GGTGGCCCTTTGCAGCGCTTTTGGGCGTACCTATAGCATTCGATATGCTAATCTTAAAAAAGCTATATAAAGACTTCATAACATGGGCAGCAGTGTCTGCATTTGTGATAGGGGTGCCAATGATTATCGTGGACTCTCtgatttatggaaaatttgtaGTGGCCCCCTTAAATCTTGTCAAATACAACGTGTTTGGTGGAGCCGGTCCAGAGCTGTATGGAACAGAACCTTTCtcattttatttggttaatggattgttaaatttcaatgtaGTTTGG ATTCTCGCATTATTGAGCCCAATAGCCATCCTTCTCAACCATCTCTTTGTCCCTTCAAAAAGCAaaagcaccctgtatttgCCCCACTGGCTTTCCCTAAGTCCTATGTTCCTATGGCTGGTAGTATTCATGTTCCAAAAGCACAAGGAAGAACGTTTCCTATTCCCTATTTATCCAATGATCTGTCTATCTGGGGCTATTTCCCTGGACATTGCACAGAAATTGATATTTCGCATCTGGAGTTTGTTGAAGAAAATACCACATGGAACACATTATTTGGACAAAACTACTGTGGTTATGCTATTTACTGTAGCATGTGCTTCAATTCTAG GCATATCACGCATCGtgattttgtataaaaattatcacGCTCCTTTGGATCTAATGATGGAACTTAACCGGTATCCAGGAGAAATCAAAATGCCAgaacatattcaaattcaaGTGTGCTACGGAAAAGATTGGTACAGATACCCCGGCTCGTTTTTCTTACCAAACAGCAACTGGAACATTCATTTTATCAAATCGGAGTTCGACGGAATGCTCCCTGCACCTTATTCCAACGACCCTAACGCTACTCAAATTATCCACCCTTATTTCAACGACCAAAACAGAGAAGACCCGAGTTTGTACTATAATATGAGCAACTGCCACTTTCTGTTAGACTTAGATCTAGGAAAAGACACAGAATTGGAACCTATTTATGCGGCGATTACCGATACTTGGAAGTTGGTTACTAGCTATAAGTTCTTAAACGCCGAAAAATCCGATCCGTTAGGTAGGGCTTTTTATATTCCTTTTTGGAGCGAGAGCGTCCTGACTTTTgggaatttttctttgttgcaATCAAAGAAGCTGAAGATCAAGTAG
- the LOC136350807 gene encoding inosine triphosphate pyrophosphatase, producing the protein MSKKITFVTGNVKKLEELVAILGTTFPREVISKKLDLPELQGEIDEICIKKAETAYKQIGGPVLVEDTCLCFNALKGLPGPYIKWFLEKLGPEGLYSMLAGFEDKTAQAVCTFAYHPGEEGGEVLLFQGKTNGEIVIPRGPRDFGWDPCFQPTGYAVTYAEMPKAEKNKISHRFKALDKLKSYFTN; encoded by the exons AtgtctaaaaaaataacttttgttaCCGGTAATGTTAAAAAACTGGAAGAACTGGTAGCAATATTAGGAACAACTTTCCCGAGAGAAGTTATAAGTAAGAAACTGGATTTACCAGAGCTTCAGGGTGAAATAGAcgaaatttgcattaaaaaagcTGAAACTGCTTATAAACAGATTGGCGGCCCAGTATTGGTTGAGGATACCTGTCTTTGCTTCAATGCATTAAAGGGCTTACCTGGCCCTTACATTAAATGGTTTCTGGAGAAATTAGGTCCTGAAGGGCTTTATAGCATGTTGGCGGGATTTGAAG ATAAAACAGCTCAAGCTGTTTGCACTTTTGCATACCATCCTGGTGAAGAAGGAGGTGAAGTGTTACTGTTTCAAGGAAAAACTAATGGAGAAATTGTAATTCCCCGAGGGCCGAGAGATTTCGGGTGGGATCCATGTTTTCAACCTACAGGGTATGCAGTTACCTATGCTGAAATGCCAAAagcagagaaaaataaaatatcccaTAGGTTTAAGGCTTTAGATaagttaaaaagttattttacaaattaa
- the Glg1 gene encoding Golgi apparatus protein 1: MMLYYFSYLILPILCIKSNNVFQSLLDKPPCSNMKRFCTNQQASDDLSVLECLHSLHPDDLATLSKECQQIVWSATSNLIKDNNVINSLVLPMCRSDVDRLSCRRDPADNMAYFRCLATDKENIEDSTCQDMVRRMENVAFTDYKFLAKFLKHCEEDVKQLNCGVIDSQGLSQIGTIACLQSQILKVNDNCKKEVFKLSELQADNIRLDQQLYIDCAEDYSRYCSQFNTGSGRIFHCLTRQDPNKLNFKCKNSLFRRESLISQDYKVSKGLMRSCRDDIKKSHCRKQTSSDRTIRLAQILLCLENIGKNGTKVSSDCEAELVEHRRMLMEDFRLSPEIVDKCKKETTHYCRGYETGGKTIHCLMKHAREARDNNLFSNDCKIALEDLVKNSDVGENWKVDPVLQAACSPVVETVCKDVTSGDARVMNCLMDNIGSDRMTERCENALIQIQYFIARRFELDSQLYRACKADASRMCHASSDWDNEVGPSYSPSVLPCLYMHINSDDKSTQLDRSCLQNIRRVMRQRAISVNLEPAIEEACLEELGTFCHDKVEKGDEMKCLQDNYNELEDSCKNTIRLFTEFQSEHAELNYYINMYCPKIIDTLCSQEAKTDEGDIMECLISHKNDPLLRSNSACRGSIEHFQIISLNDYRFSYKFKVACKQSAMRFCNAAQTKNEVVRCLSEHVVNSTVSGVKSQIPKECKQQLRAQLFQQRENIQFDPVLKDACSQDIKKYCGNVQSGNAQVLECLKSQPKKLSGRCEKEVFTIKKQQVLDNSVDYALMTMCADAIEQFCVHQDKEVIFDCLKKNKDEKGFSKKCRQIVTHRIIEQNSNYQLNPSLQQNCNMDINKFCKSSLLESQGKETNGVVIKCLKEQFKLSRLSNNCEKEMASILREQALNLNLNPLIRMICQNELTTICKSDDDDDNSGDTEECLKDAFLNGRIITPECRVEVANMIEESQADIYVDPLLQQACALDLLNFCQGVPQGNGRHISCLKSMLDDNKEISSKCKNMLKKRFEMYRNAALFAPMAAPEDLQQLYNQVVTSPSKQYFCLVILMFLGTIFIVGILCGRLNKRKYMLLKSK; the protein is encoded by the exons ATGATgctgtattatttttcatatttgatCTTGCCAATTTTATGCATCAAATCGAACAACGTGTTCCAAAGTCTCTTAGATAAACCCCCTTGTAGTAATATGAAAAGGTTTTGCACTAATCAACAGGCAAGTGATGATTTGTCTGTGCTGGAATGTTTACACTCCCTTCATCCTGATGATTTAGCCACATTATCAAAGGAGTGCCAACAGATAGTTTGGagcgctacgagtaatttaattaaagataaTAATGTTATAAATTCTCTTGTGCTGCCAATGTGTAGAAGTGATGTAGATCGTTTGAGTTGTCGCAGAGATCCTGCCGACAATATGGCTTACTTTAGATGCCTTGCCACAGATAAAGAAAACATTGAAGATTCTACTTGTCAAGATATGGTCAGACGAATGGAAAATGTGGCATTTAcagattataaatttttagcaaaatttttaaaacactgTGAAGAAGACGTTAAGCAACTAAATTGTGGAGTAATTGACTCTCAGGGTTTGTCTCAAATCGGCACCATTGCATGTCTCCAGTCCCAAATTCTAAAAGTAAATGACAACTGCAAGAAAGAGGTATTCAAATTATCTGAGCTTCAAGCTGATAACATCAGATTGGATCAGCAATTATACATTGATTGTGCAGAAGATTATTCAAGATACTGTTCTCAATTCAATACTGGCAGTGGGAGGATTTTTCATTGCCTCACAAGGCAAGATCCTAAtaaactgaattttaaatgtaaaaacagCCTATTCAGAAGAGAAAGCTTGATTTCTCAAGATTACAAAGTCAGCAAGGGCTTGATGAGGTCTTGCAGAgatgacataaaaaaatcacactgTCGGAAGCAGACTTCAAGTGATAGAACGATAAGACTAGCCCAGATTCTATTGTGTTTAGAGAACATTGGTAAAAATGGTACAAAAGTGTCATCAGACTGTGAGGCAGAGCTGGTGGAGCATAGAAGAATGTTGATGGAGGATTTTAGGTTATCACCAGAAATTGTGGATAAGTGTAAAAAGGAGACTACACACTATTGTAGAGGGTATGAAACCGGAGGAAAGACCATTCATTGTCTCATGAAACATGCCAGAGAAGCTCGGGACAATAATTTGTTCAGTAATGATTGTAAGATTGCA CTTGAAGACCTTGTAAAAAATTCTGACGTTGGTGAAAACTGGAAAGTAGATCCAGTACTACAAGCAGCCTGTTCCCCAGTTGTAGAAACAGTCTGCAAAGATGTTACTAGTGGAGACGCTAGAGTGATGAACTGCCTCATGGACAATATAG gCTCAGACCGAATGACTGAACGTTGCGAGAATGCACTGATTCAAATTCAGTACTTTATTGCCAGAAGGTTTGAATTGGACAGTCAGTTATATAGGGCATGCAAAGCAGATGCCAGTAGAATGTGCCATGCCAGCAGTGATTGGGATAATGAAGTGGGCCCTAGTTATAGTCCTTCAGTTTTACCTTGTTTGTATAT gCACATCAACTCAGATGATAAATCTACTCAATTAGATAGATCTTGCTTGCAAAACATCCGAAGAGTAATGAGACAAAGAGCGATAAGTGTAAATCTTGAGCCTGCAATTGAAGAAGCCTGTCTTGAAGAACTGGGCACTTTCTGTCATGATAAGGTGGAAAAAGGGGACGAAATGAAGTGCCTACAAGATAACTATAACGAATTGGAAGACTCTTGTAAGAATACGATAAGGCTGTTTACAGAATTCCAATCCGAACACGccgaattaaattattatatcaATATGTATTGCCCGAAGattattgacactttgtgtagcCAGGAAGCAAAAACTGATGAGGGAGATATCATGGAATGTCtcatttcacataaaaatgaTCCGCTATTGAGGAGTAATTCTGCGTGTCGAGGAAGCATTGAACACTTCCAGATTATATCTTTGAATGATTATAG gttttcatataaatttaaagttgcTTGCAAGCAGTCTGCCATGCGGTTCTGCAACGCGGCACAGACCAAAAATGAAGTTGTTCGTTGCCTGAGTGAACACGTTGTAAATTCTACTGTCAGCGGAGTAAAAAGTCAAATTCCGAAAGAGTGCAAGCAACAGTTAAGGGCACAGTTATTTCAACAAAGGGAGAATATCCAATTTGACCCAGTGCTAAAGGACGCTTGTTCacaagatattaaaaaatactgcgGGAACGTTCAAAGTGGAAATGCACAG GTTTTAGAATGCCTAAAGAGCCAACCAAAAAAACTGTCAGGTCGATGCGAAAAAGAAGTTTTCACGATTAAAAAGCAGCAAGTATTGGACAATAGCGTGGATTACGCCCTAATGACCATGTGTGCAGATGCTATTGAGCAATTCTGCGTCCATCAGGATAAGGAAGTTATATTTGACTGTTTGAAG aaaaataaggACGAAAAGGGgtttagtaaaaaatgcaGGCAAATCGTGACGCACAGGATTATCGAACAGAACTCGAACTACCAATTAAACCCATCTTTGCAACAGAACTGCAACAtggatattaataaattttgcaaaagttCCCTGCTAGAGTCGCAAGGCAAAGAAACGAATGGGGTGGTCATCAAATGCTTGAAGGAACAGTTCAAGCTTTCACGACTCAGCAACAATTGCGAGAAAGAGATGGCTTCAATTCTAAGAGAACAagccttaaatttaaatttaaatcctcTTATAAG aatgATTTGTCAAAACGAATTAACTACCATTTGTAAGAGTGACGATGACGATGACAATTCTGGCGATACCGAAGAATGCCTGAAGGACGCCTTTCTAAACGGTCGGATAATAACGCCAGAGTGTAGAGTGGAGGTGGCGAATATGATTGAAGAATCTCAGGCCGATATATACGTAGATCCGTTACTGCAACAGGCCTGCGCTTTAGATTTGCTTAATTTCTGCCAAGGTGTTCCACAAGGAAACGGCAGAC ATATCAGTTGTTTGAAGAGCATGTTAGACGATAACAAAGAAATTTCTTCGAAGTGTAAAAATATGTTGAAGAAGAGGTTTGAAATGTATAGAAATGCCGCATTG TTTGCACCAATGGCAGCCCCAGAGGACCTTCAGCAGCTTTACAATCAAGTTGTCACGTCACCCTCAAAACAGTATTTTTGCTTAGTCATCTTGATGTTCCTTGGCACAATATTCATAGTGGGCATTTTATGCGGCAGACTTAATAAACGGAAATATATGCTCCTAAAGTCTAAGTAA
- the LOC136338958 gene encoding neuroguidin, translating to MPHKDLPQALQLLNEMNGSAQHVANLVQKMIQKVRKGELTTDQGLSFLEVKYNMLLSYLINLTYVVLRKCSGQPIEGDPCIDRLTEIRTVLEKIRPIDHKLKYQIDKLVKTAMTGASSDDPVSFKANAMNLVNNESFESSDSEVGEESVKEKSEKKKSGVYVPPKLSAVHYTGSESAQEKSRRLQEKTKNTIFSSSVIQDLREEYLDTPVEISQGSRAQQILSKEQKERQDYEEEYMTRLPISKTEKQRNRQLTTLGTLGDEITSFRSGQNSSRKRKRVFKQKGKNVKRKRFH from the exons ATGCCTCACAAAGACCTTCCGCAAGCACTACAACTTCTCAATGAAATGAACGGCAGCGCCCAGCACGTTGCAAACTTAGTTCAGAAAATGATACAAAAGGTCCGAAAGGGGGAACTCACCACAGACCAGGGCCTTAGCTTCTTAGAAGTCAAGTACAACATgcttttaagttatttaataaatctcACTTATGTGGTGCTACGCAAATGTTCTGGACAACCTATTGAAGGTGACCCATGCATTGACCGATTAACAGAAATCCGCACAGTACTTGAGAAAATCCGACCTATTGACCATAAGCTAAAATACCAAATTGATAAACTCGTAAAGACTGCTATGACCGGTGCCAGTAGTGATGATCCTGTGTCATTTAAGGCTAATGCCATGAATTTAGTTAACAATGAAAGCTTTGAAAGTTCAGATAGTGAAGTTGGTGAGGAATCAGTGAAGGAGAAGtctgaaaaaaagaaatctggAGTGTATGTGCCCCCAAAATTATCAGCTGTTCATTATACTG gATCAGAATCAGCCCAAGAAAAAAGCAGGCGTTTACAAGAAAAGACCAAAAACACGATCTTTTCTTCCTCAGTCATTCAGGATTTGCGGGAAGAATATTTGGACACCCCAGTAGAAATTTCTCAAGGAAGTCGAGCCCAACAGATACTCTCAAAAGAACAGAAGGAGAGACAGGATTATGAAGAAGAATACATGACTAGATTACCCATAAGCAAGACTGAGAAGCAAAGAAATAGGCAGTTGACTACTTTAGGCACGTTAGGAGATGAAATTACAAGTTTTAGATCAGGTCAAAATAGTAGTCGTAAACGGAAGAGAGTCTTTAAACAGAAagggaaaaatgttaaaaggaAAAGGTTCCATTGA